One Trichoderma asperellum chromosome 5, complete sequence genomic region harbors:
- a CDS encoding uncharacterized protein (EggNog:ENOG41~TransMembrane:12 (i37-61o81-100i107-126o132-152i164-184o196-216i241-263o275-293i305-323o329-348i369-388o400-420i)) encodes MDIKGESRVRSIPVPKRHDLGEKFSDSESFPDGGLRAWLVVFGAFFGLFVSFGWTNCVGIFQEYYETHQLASLSPGTVSWIPSLSMFTIFIAGPFVGHLFDHYGPKILLLFGTAIHIFGLMMASISSKYYQFILSQSICSPVGAAMVLYPSFSCTTTWFQKKRALAMGIVASGSSMGGVVMPIMVNRLMPVIGFGWTMRICAFLMLGLLIITNLTVQSRLRPQPKNYDAGALINSFKDIPFLLTAIAGFFYSMGMFIPITFLVTYGRSLGMSPQLAGYLVSMFNGASGIGRILPGYIADKVGNFNVSLCAACLSTTLVFALWLPSHSNAATMAFASLFGFSSGTYTAISPALVAQISDIHEIGLRSGTMYAFMSVAALTGSPIGGALITAANGSYWKLQIFTGVMLATGSIFYGASRLYLAKGKLWAKA; translated from the exons ATGGATATCAAAGGCGAAAGTCGTGTTCGTTCTATACCTGTTCCCAAGCGACATGACTTGGGTGAAAAATTTAGCGACTCTGAGTCATTCCCAGATGGAGGCTTGCGAGCATGGCTCGTTGTTTTTGGCGCATTTTTCGGTCTATTTGTATCCTTTGGTTGGACGAATT GTGTTGGCATTTTCCAAGAATATTACGAGACTCATCAGCTTGCATCATTGTCGCCAGGTACGGTATCTTGGATTCCGTCATTATCCATGTTTACGATCTTTATCGCG GGGCCTTTTGTAGGGCATCTATTTGACCATTACGGTCCTAAGATTCTCTTGCTTTTTGGCACTGCTATCCACATATTCGGTCTCATGATGGCATCCATCTCTTCGAAATATTACCAATTCATTTTATCTCAATCAATATGCAGTCCAGTTGGAGCAGCCATGGTTTTATACCCGTCTTTTAGCTGTACTACAACATGGTTTCAGAAGAAGCGCGCTTTGGCGATGGGTATTGTGGCCAGTGGATCCAGCATGGGCGGAGTCGTAATGCCCATCATGGTAAATCGACTCATGCCTGTTATCGGTTTCGGCTGGACGATGCGAATATGTGCCTTTCTTATGCTGGGGTTGCTTATCATAACGAACCTGACTGTTCAATCACGCCTACGTCCACAGCCAAAAAACTACGATGCTGGAGCCTTGATAAATTCATTTAAAGACATTCCATTTCTATTAACGGCCATTGCTGGCTTTTTCTACTCAATGGGCATGTTTATACCTATCACCTTCTTAGTAACGTACGGAAGAAGCCTAGGCATGTCGCCACAACTTGCTGGATATCTAGTCTCTATGTTTAATGGAGCAAG CGGTATTGGTCGTATTCTTCCAGGGTATATAGCCGACAAGGTGGGAAACTTCAATGTATCGCTTTGCGCCGCCTGCTTGTCTACCACTCTAGTATTCGCTCTATGGCTTCCTAGCCATTCTAATGCAGCTACCatggcttttgcttctctaTTTGGATTCAGCAGTGGAACTTATACGGCAATAAGTCCCGCATTGGTGGCTCAGATATCAGATATACATGAGATTGGCCTGAGATCTGGGACCATGTATGCTTTCATGTCAGTCGCAGCATTGACAGGAAGTCCTATCGGAGGTGCTCTGATTACGGCTGCAAATGGGAGTTATTGGAAATTACAAATCTTCACTGGGGTCATGCTAGCCACGGGAAGTATTTTTTACGGGGCCTCAAGATTATATTTGGCAAAAGGCAAACTATGGGCGAAAGCTTAA
- a CDS encoding uncharacterized protein (EggNog:ENOG41) codes for MMGNAEFGLSEEEINGFKAWVQSQNKRPYMWDARQWFRDSYHNNDEPDASLDKTLGSLIDEAIEDAVNEMKIRNKVLSHLKIPGLGLPLLYMPPEDKRFPVLIGSEGYDWKAATLLIREVCMLKFVEEITNKAQWWEKVFNPQIAKKWTQETLEMNWKEYRSYADFTPAMAEACIRELRIKADLFIKTGLIPIFDYSSCVIKSDSLVPETLRDDLRAAVAKLENVPDGEKDWHPGSTRKVLDLVHPSLWPFIYGRTPVLLDKRINVTDALSHCGVGTILPAPKPIEMADPKRSSSAPYQLSMPSLSHKFQWLPCDVVLDGQSAKIDSYINNLHPVDHASLYPIIERFIEKSLSAWDIIYRWPTEFETQRLTTTQAREECTTNEICQHRGCKPWNRPLDEGEPWRDDREPYTAEYRDSERFKRDMEWMVETHKLNLPEPVSDDDSHIRLKASDVKSSGFFNGASRIQVIVKLANVHLNPEDPEFKFEVSRELADWYMTPLNKDASDLDLEGSSYKPGTSEASTSDSDISSNPRRSLSLNLSDYHDLYMNNDPTEFEGGSWHTEGMLNEHICATALFYYDSENITDCHLDFRTPADREELVVNLGYEQDQHYPIERTFAIPNANRDRLQNIGGVLTTNSPSTGDADTRAVFFPNLLQHRVSSFRLKDSTRPGHRKILALFLVDPAIPIISTANVPPQQRNWWSRESGVEEALANRLPNELANVVLEDAVGLPISLNEAKSIRLDLMEERSIKKDDMDRDLQNYTWNFCEH; via the exons ATGATGGGCAACGCAGAATTCGGGCTTTCCGAAGAGGAAATTAACGGGTTCAAAGCATGGGTTCAGTCCCAAAATAAAAGGCCTTACATGTGGGATGCTCGACAATGGTTCCGTGACTCCTATCACAACAATGATGAGCCAGATGCCTCACTAGACAAGACTCTGGGCTCACTCATTGACGAGGCCATCGAAGATGCTGTCAATGAAATGAAAATTCGCAACAAg GTATTGTCACATCTCAAAATTCCTGGTTTAGGTCTTCCGTTACTGTATATGCCGCCCGAAGACAAGCGATTTCCTGTCTTGATAGGTTCTGAAGGCTATGACTGGAAAGCTGCAACACTTCTGATACGAGAAGTTTGTATGTTAAAGTTTGTAGAGGAGATCACAAACAAGGCTCAGTGGTGGGAAAAAGTTTTCAATCCTCAAATTGCCAAAAAGTGGACACAAGAGACATTAGAAATGAATTGGAAAGAATATCGAAGTTACGCAGATTTCACTCCCGCAATGGCAGAAGCT TGCATTCGCGAATTGCGAATTAAAGCggatttatttataaagactGGACTTATTCCTATATTTGACTATTCTTCTTGTGTCATCAAATCCGATAGCCTTGTCCCCGAGACCTTACGAGATGATCTTCGGGCGGCAGTTGCAAAACTTGAGAATGTTCCTGATGGAGAAAAAGATTGGCATCCAGGTAGCACCCGCAAGGTTCTCGACCTTGTACACCCCTCTCTGTGGCCATTCATCTATGGCCGTACTCCCGTACTACTTGACAAACGAATTAATGTTACGGACGCTTTGAGCCACTGTGGTGTTGGAACTATCCTTCCGGCTCCAAAGCCAATCGAAATGGCTGATCCTAAGCGGTCTTCGTCAGCACCTTATCAGCTATCTATGCCTTCTCTTTCACACAAATTCCAATGGCTGCCATGTGACGTTGTACTTGATGGCCAGTCTGCCAAAATCGACAGCTATATCAATAACTTGCATCCAGTGGATCATGCAAGCTTATACCCTATTATTGAACGCTTCATCGAGAAGTCGTTATCGGCATGGGATATTATATACCGATGGCCTACAGAGTTTGAAACTCAGCGCTTGACAACGACCCAGGCGCGCGAAGAGTGTACAACTAATGAAATTTGTCAACATAGAGGTTGCAAGCCGTGGAATCGTCCACTTGACGAAGGTGAGCCATGGCGCGATGATAGGGAGCCTTACACAGCAGAGTATCGGGACTCTGAACGTTTTAAGCGCGATATGGAGTGGATGGTTGAAACGCACAAGCTCAATCTGCCAGAACCTGTGTCTGACGATGATAGCCACATTCGGTTAAAGGCATCTGACGTCAAATCGAGCGGCTTCTTCAACGGAGCATCTCGTATCCAAGTTATCGTCAAGTTGGCTAATGTTCACCTCAATCCCGAAGACCCCGAATTTAAATTTGAGGTATCGAGAGAGCTTGCTGATTGGTATATGACCCCTCTCAACAAAGATGCCAGCGATCTAGATTTAGAGGGATCTTCTTACAAGCCGGGCACCTCTGAGGCTTCTACATCGGATTCCGATATTTCGTCAAACCCGAGACGATCATTGTCCCTAAACCTTTCCGATTATCATGACTTATATATGAACAACGATCCTACTGAGTTTGAAGGCGGATCATGGCACACAGAGGGAATGTTAAATGAGCATATCTGCGCAACCGCGCTTTTCTATTACGATTCCGAAAATATTACCGACTGTCATCTTGACTTTCGTACGCCTGCGGATCGTGAGGAGCTTGTTGTAAATCTCGGTTACGAACAAGACCAACATTATCCGATCGAGCGCACTTTCGCTATCCCAAATGCCAACCGCGACAGGTTACAAAACATTGGCGGCGTTCTCACCACGAACAGCCCTTCTACAGGAGATGCTGATACTCGAGCTGTTTTCTTTCCGAACCTTCTGCAACATCGGGTTTCTTCATTTCGCCTTAAGGACTCAACGCGGCCAGGCCACCGCAAAATTCTAGCTCTCTTCCTCGTGGATCCAGCAATTCCTATTATTTCCACAGCCAATGTACCACCACAGCAGCGGAACTGGTGGTCTCGCGAATCTGGTGTTGAAGAAGCTCTTGCTAATCGGCTACCGAATGAACTGGCCAACGTCGTTCTTGAAGATGCGGTAGGACTTCCGATCAGCTTGAATGAAGCCAAAAGCATCCGGCTGGACCTAATGGAAGAAAGATcgataaaaaaagacgatATGGATAGAGATCTACAAAATTACACCTGGAACTTTTGTGAACATTGA
- a CDS encoding uncharacterized protein (EggNog:ENOG41), protein MLSDSSARTYSLVGFVRRPSMYSTSFAFFEAIWDAGVTHCFVNLGSDHPGMIEAMVKGQRERQGKFPRIITCPSEMVAMSMADGYARLTGKPQCVIVHVDVGTQALGVAVHNASSGHAPVLIFAGMSPFTQEGELLGSRTEFIHWLQDVPDQKAILGQYCRYTAEIKTGVNVKQMVNRALQFSKTAPQGPVYLCAAREVMEAEISPYSIQQEFWNSVELGGLPSNAASNIAQALANAKRPLVVTGYSGRNHGIPSALVELADIIKALRVLDSGASDLCFPGDHPAWLGVKQGADESIPEADVILVLDCDVPWIPTRCKPNPDAKIYHIDADPLKQRMPLHYIPSNARYLADGLNSIEQILQNLKTGEAAGILATKDQATAEEARRSSYAAKIERITEAAQPFPDGSFGTGHLSKVLRTVCPVDTIWAVEAVTNTGFIHDNVRPTKPGSWINCGGGGLGWSGGGALGIKLATDAEGRGKFVCQIVGDGTYLFSMPSSVYWISKRYNIPILTIVLNNNGWNAPRKSYMLIHPDGEAAQVTNEEMNISFNPTPDYAGIAAAAGAGDICALKVTNANQLESILRDAVAKVKAGQTTVVDCKVVPDC, encoded by the exons ATGCTGTCCGACTCGTCAGCAAGAACATACTCACTTGTAGGGTTCGTAAGAAGGCCCAGTATGTATTCGACATCTTTCGCATTCTTTGAAGCAATATGGGACGCAGGGGTCACCCATTGTTTCGTCAACTTGGGGTCAGATCATCCAGGTATGATTGAGGCCATGGTGAAGGGCCAGCGAGAGAGGCAAGGAAAATTTCCGCGTATTATTACGTGCCCTAGCGAG ATGGTGGCCATGTCCATGGCAGACGGCTACGCCCGATTAACTGGAAAGCCACAGTGTGTTATTGTCCATGTCGATGTTGGAACACAGGCCCTCGGTGTGGCGGTTCACAATGCCTCAAGTGGCCATGCCCCTGTCCTCATCTTTGCTGGAATGTCCCCTTTTACTCAGGAGGGTGAGCTGCTCGGCTCCCGCACCGAGTTTATCCACTGGTTACAAGATGTCCCTGATCAAAAGGCTATTCTTGGCCAATATTGCCGGTACACAGCTGAGATTAAAACAGGCGTCAATGTCAAGCAAATGGTTAACCGAGCGTTGCAATTTTCCAAAACCGCTCCGCAGGGTCCAGTATACCTTTGTGCGGCTAGAGAGGTCATGGAGGCAGAGATCAGCCCTTACTCTATTCAGCAAGAATTTTGGAATTCTGTCGAATTAGGCGGCCTTCCTTCAAATGCTGCAAGCAACATTGCTCAAGCGTTGGCCAATGCTAAGAGGCCACTGGTTGTGACCGGCTATTCGGGTCGAAATCATGGTATTCCAAGTGCTTTGGTCGAGTTAGCAGATATTATCAAGGCCCTACGTGTGCTTGACTCCGGGGCAAGCGACCTGTGTTTTCCGGGTGACCATCCAGCCTGGCTAGGAGTTAAACAAGGAGCTGATGAGTCTATTCCGGAAGCAGACGTTATACTGGTTCTAGACTGCGACGTGCCATGGATCCCAACGCGGTGCAAGCCTAATCCGGATGCAAAGATATATCACATTGATGCCGACCCCTTAAAACAACGGATGCCTTTGCACTATATTCCATCCAATGCTCGATACCTGGCAGATGGACTAAATTCTATTGAGCAAATCCTTCAAAATCTCAAGACAGGCGAAGCAGCCGGGATCCTCGCGACAAAAGACCAGGCCACAGCCGAAGAAGCGCGTCGTAGCTCTTATGCTGCCAAGATTGAACGCATCACTGAAGCGGCACAACCGTTCCCTGATGGCAGTTTTGGAACGGGCCATCTGAGTAAAGTGCTTCGAACTGTTTGCCCAGTAGACACAATATGGGCTGTGGAGGCAGTGACCAACACTGGCTTTATTCACGATAACGTAAGACCGACAAAACCAGGCTCATGGATCAATTGCGGAGGTGGTGGTCTTGGCTGGTCCGGCGGTGGTGCTCTGGGCATTAAACTGGCCACTGATGCTGAAGGAAGGGGGAAGTTTGTATGCCAAATTGTGGGAGATGGAACGTATCTCTTCTCCATGCCTTCGAGCGTATATTGGATATCTAAACGGTATAATATTCCGATTTTAACAATTGTTCTGAACAACAATG GATGGAATGCGCCGAGGAAATCGTACATGTTGATTCATCCCGACGGTGAAGCCGCCCAGGTAACCAACGAAGAAATGAATATTTCATTTAATCCAACACCTGACTATGCTGgtattgcagcagcagctggcgcAGGCGATATTTGCGCACTGAAAGTGACGAACGCTAACCAACTCGAAAGTATTCTGAGAGATGCTGTAGCCAAAGTGAAGGCTGGACAAACAACTGTGGTAGATTGCAAAGTTGTACCAGACTGTTAG
- the LXR3_2 gene encoding L-xylulose reductase, whose product MTESIQNGVFRRNNTTPPADNGVMSLFSLKGKTAIISGAGGGIGLAAAKAFAEAGANVAIWYNSNEEAIDKAVGIERAFNVKCRAYKVNVTSCDEVEIAMEKVIKEFDGRLDVFVANSGASWGDETFVDADIERYHNLMKINVDGVVYCARAAGKHFRRQKKEGTTIDGAKLGNFSSGSFIATASMSGHIVNIPRRQAAYNASKAHIIHFCKSLAIEWLGFARVNSVSPGYVNTGLSGSVAEEVMNSIKDKIPMGRFGETVEMQGIYLYLASDASSYATGADFIVDGGYTAP is encoded by the exons ATGACCGAAAGTATCCAAAATGGCGTCTTCCGGCGTAACAACACGACGCCCCCTGCGGATAACGGGGTgatgtctctcttctccctcaaaGGCAAGACAGCAATCATATCAGGCGCAGGAGGAGGGATTGGTcttgccgctgccaaagcATTCGCCGAAGCGGGTGCCAATGTGGCTATTTGGTATAACTCAAATGAAGAGGCTATTGACAAGGCAGTAGGCATTGAGAGAGCCTTTAATGTCAAAT GCAGAGCGTATAAAGTCAACGTTACATCCTGCGATGAAGTAGAAATAGCGATGGAGAAGGTTATCAAAGAATTCGACGGCCGCCTTGATGTATTTGTCGCCAACTCTGGCGCTTCTTGGGGCGATGAAACATTTGTTGACGCAGACATTGAGAGATACCATAATCTCATGAAAATCAATGTTGACGGAGTAGTCTATTGTGCACGTGCCGCTGGCAAGCACTTTCGGagacaaaagaaggaaggaaCAACTATAGATGGAGCAAAATTGGGTAATTTTTCCAGTGGCAGCTTCATCGCCACCGCCAGCATGTCTGGACACATTGTAAATATTCCTCGACGCCAGGCGGCGTATAACGCTTCAAAAGCGCATATTATTCACTTTT GTAAATCTCTTGCCATCGAATGGCTTGGGTTTGCCAGAGTTAATAGCGTCTCCCCGGGATATGTTAACACCGGCTTGTCTGGGTCTGTGGCTGAAGAAGTTATGAATTCAATTAAAGATAAGATTCCTATGGG ACGTTTTGGAGAGACGGTAGAGATGCAGGGAATTTACCTATACCTGGCCTCCGATGCCTCTTCTTATGCAACTGGGGCTGATTTTATTGTTGATGGTGGCTACACTGCCCCCTAA
- a CDS encoding uncharacterized protein (EggNog:ENOG41~TransMembrane:12 (i45-62o82-102i114-135o141-163i175-196o208-231i279-299o319-336i343-360o372-393i405-425o437-459i)), which yields MATADEKMPVETGEQALPQTPQKSSEYSSDSPIDPKAESRLVTKLDIIIFPTFFVIYMMSFLDRINISNARIQGMVAELDLVGNRFNVALFIYYISYILLEVPSNMIIKRFRPSLYLSSLMFCWGIINMCMGFVHSYGALLGLRFLLGIFEAGLLPGIIYVTSQYYKRHEYQKRMSFFFCSTVVAGAFGGLLAYAIAHLGGKHGYAAWRWIFIIEGAITSTIAIIASFLIIDWPEQTKYLNAEEKELLRRRLATDVDDSCRMDVLNKASLKLILSDYKIWLGALVYLGVGVPGLSGTFFLPTILLEFDWVAEEAQVRTIPVYVFAAGMMIIGAWASDRLKHRYSFFVFGTALVTIGYGMLLAQVGKSRDYKFGAVFLVFGGAYMVTPMALAWLQNNLSGQWKRAFGSSIQVTIGNIAGIIGSNIFLVSEAPTYKTGYGVALACMWVGLIAATLMFLLMWRENKKRDAGERDDRLNLPDDVKNNLGDAYPTFRFTL from the exons ATGGCGACGGCCGATGAGAAGATGCCCGTTGAGACGGGTGAGCAGGCTCTCCCGCAGACGCCTCAAAAAAGCAGCGAATACTCCTCGGATTCCCCAATTGATCCCAAGGCCGAGAGTAGGCTGGTTACGAAACTGGACATCATCATATTCCCTACTTTCTTTGTAATATACATGATGTCTTTTTTGGATCGTATCAATATCAGCAACGCTCGTATTCAGGGAATGGTCGCTGAACTTGATCTCGTCGGAAATCGATTCAATGTCGCGCTTTTT ATTTACTACATctcttatattcttcttgaaGTACCTTCTAACATGATTATCAAAAGATTTCGGCCTTCCCTGTACCTGTCTTCTTTGATGTTTTGCTGGGGTATTATCAACATGTGCATGGGATTTGTCCATTCCTATGGTGCACTCCTTGGACTTCGATTTTTGCTCGGTATTTTCGAAGCCGGTCTCCTACCTGGTATCATCTATGTTACATCGCAGTATTATAAGCGACATGAGTATCAAAAACGCatgtctttcttcttctgcagcaCCGTCGTCGCAGGTGCATTTGGCGGATTATTGGCTTATGCCATTGCCCACCTCGGTGGCAAGCACGGGTATGCCGCTTGGCGCTGGATCTTCATCATTGAAGGCGCCATTACCTCAACAATCGCCATCATTGCTTCGTTTCTTATCATCGACTGGCCGGAGCAGACCAAATATCTTAatgcagaagagaaagagctgCTTCGCCGTCGTCTTGCAACCGATGTCGATGACTCGTGCCGCATGGATGTCCTCAACAAAGCTTCGCTGAAGCTCATCTTGTCAGATTATAAGATTTGGCTTGGAGCTTTGGTTTACTTGGGAGTCGGTGTCCCTGGTCTGTCTGGAACCTTCTTCCTCCCCACTATTCTGCTAGAATTCGACTGGGTGGCTGAAGAGGCACAAGTCCGCACTATCCCTGTCTACGTCTTTGCAGCCGGCATGATGATCATTGGTGCCTGGGCCTCTGATAGACTCAAGCACCGCTAtagtttttttgttttcggAACCGCCCTGGTAACTATTGGATATGGAATGCTTCTTGCCCAAGTTGGAAAATCTCGAGACTACAAGTTCGGTgccgtcttcctcgtcttcggtGGCGCCTACATGGTCACGCCCATGGCCCTTGCATGGCTGCAGAATAATTTATCTGGCCAATGGAAGCGCGCATTCGGTTCGTCAATTCAAGTCACAATTGGCAATATTGCGGGCATCATTGGAAGCAACATTTTCCTCGTCAGCGAGGCCCCCACATATAAGACTGGCTATGGTGTTGCTCTTGCCTGCATGTGGGTTGGATTAATCGCGGCAACTCTTATGTTCTTGCTCATGTGGCGTGAAAATAAGAAGCGTGATGCCGGCGAGCGGGATGATAGACTGAACCTTCCCGACGATGTAAAGAATAACCTGGGTGATGCATATCCCACCTTCCGGTTTACTCTTTAA
- a CDS encoding uncharacterized protein (EggNog:ENOG41~TransMembrane:6 (o20-40i52-77o101-122i134-153o173-197i209-230o)) → MTTPQAPRPNPNDNDSHLVYIPAIIFLVISPVVVALRVWARLRQGGKMGADDWTAMAALIFAILTSVFLMTCCHYGMGRHFLYIEHQNQIETLKYLYMSQVTYKAAINLTKCSILLLYLRLFEIVRWIRWTCRGLLACVIIYCISSMVATIFQCNPVVKAFDKAQKGTCINLATFWFANAGFSIATDVIILLLPMPLVYQLEVPRPQKIALMAVFAIGVFVVITSCLRVTTLDVFATSSDNTYDIANVMWTIIEPNVAILCACLPTLRQLVVKLFPALGSKNSANRYGTPGYDSNGYGSKSRGSRGTGGRSQIPLADEWVEPGAKSNGIHMATIRRNNSSAGSEDSILAGGQNDANNGIKRTVEYSIQYSEKK, encoded by the exons ATGACCACTCCACAGGCGCCACGACCCAATCCAAATGATAATGACTCTCATTTGGTATACATACCTGCAATCATTTTTCTGGTTATAAGCCCTGTTGTCGTTGCATTGCGAGTATGGGCTCGGCTGAGGCAGGGCGGGAAGATGGGGGCTGATGATTGGACTGCTATGGCGGCCTTG ATATTTGCGATTCTTACCAGTGTATTTTTGATGACAT GCTGCCATTACGGCATGGGTCGGCATTTTCTCTATATAGAACATCAGAACCAGATCGAAACACTAAAA TACCTGTATATGTCCCAAGTCACCTACAAAGCGGCAATCAATCTCACCAAATGCTCCATTCTACTGCTCTATTTGCGTCTATTTGAAATCGTTCGTTGGATTAGATGGACTTGCAGGGGCCTCCTTGCTTGTGTCATTATTTACTGCATATCTTCTATGGTCGCGACGATCTTCCAGTGCAACCCGGTTGTCAAAGCCTTCGACAAGGCCCAGAAAGGAACTTGTATTAACCTTGCTACGTTTTGGTTCGCCAACGCTGGATTTTCGATCGCTACCGATGTTAttattcttctgcttcccaTGCCCCTGGTCTATCAGCTAGAGGTTCCTCGGCCGCAGAAAATCGCTCTAATGGCCGTATTCGCCATTGGTGTTTTCGTCGTCATTACCTCATGCCTCCGAGTCACAACCCTCGATGTATTTGCTACCTCTAGCGACAACACATACGACATCGCGAATGTGATGTGGACGATCATTGAACCAAACGTGGCTATTCTTTGCGCATGCTTACCAACTCTGCGGCAACTAGTTGTCAAATTATTCCCAGCACTCGGCAGCAAAAACTCAGCCAATAGATACGGCACCCCTGGCTACGATTCGAATGGCTACGGTTCGAAGTCAAGAGGTTCGAGAGGTACGGGAGGAAGAAGTCAAATACCACTCGCAGATGAATGGGTGGAACCTGGTGCGAAGTCTAACGGCATCCACATGGCGACTATCCGGCGAAACAACTCCAGTGCTGGAAGTGAAGACAGTATTTTGGCCGGCGGGCAGAACGATGCGAATAACGGAATTAAGAGGACGGTGGAGTATAGTATTCAATATTCGGAGAAGAAGTAA